Part of the Amblyomma americanum isolate KBUSLIRL-KWMA chromosome 7, ASM5285725v1, whole genome shotgun sequence genome, TTCTCGAGCGCAATTTTGTCGCGAGCGTCATCAAGCAGTGcgacgacgacgtcgacgacgaGTCCATGGAGGACGATGACGACGAAGACGGCGTCTTCGGCGTCATGAGCGTCATCAACGTCACCGAGACCAAACAGCGCGAGTGTGTCCGACAGATCACGACTCTGCTGCGCGACCAGTGCCGTGTGTCCGCCAGCGGACTGGCGGCCAAGTTCGACGAGTACTTCACCGAGGAGAGCTACCAGCTCGGCCTGGTGATCAGCGAGCGCTTCGTCAACATTCCGCCGCGGATCGCCCTGCCCCTGTACGACGCCCTGATGCGAGACGTGGAAGCGGCCAAGGCGGCGGGAAAGAAGTACGACTTCACGCACGTCTTGCTCATATGCAAGCAGTACAAGCCGTCGGAAGAGGACCAGGGCGCCGTGTTCGCCAACGCGGAGGAAGAACTGTTCGAGGAGGAGGCTGAGCTGCAGTTCGAGTACAACGTGACTGGAGACGCCGATACCGCAGTCGCCGGCGACTGGAAAGAGGAGGACGCGGAGATGACGCAGATACGCAAAGTCCTGGTCATACCCACCACCAAGTGGGACCGCATAATGGAGAAGCTCAAGAGCGCGTTACAATAAAGCGCGCATTGTTTGCACGTCGAACAGCGTCGAGCTCGCCCCGACTTCTTGCACTCTGCGCAAGTGCTGGCTCGTTTCTGCGTGCAGGTGTTGAGCAGGCTCGCATGGGACGAGTCTGCTTTGCGTTTGACTCCATTCCGAATATTCGCTACATCCGTTCTGGCCCTTAGCTTAAAGTAGGCCGTTGCAGGCAACACACATGCTGAATGAAATGCGATTGATGTGAGAACATTTTAgttgtttccttctttctctttcctcgGGTGCAATGAGCTCACTGcatcgatggatggatgaatacggcttaACCctctaaatcgggcggtggctcaagccacctagccatgatttatgaaattttactcttgtcttgcttttagccatcAATCATATAACcctcgcttggttacttctacccgcttaaaatctacattcccttcactgtccttaaacctcaatgccttcgacaaatcagccccgctgctttccactgtagggtgaagccctttacagaaaagtatgaagtgttcagccatttcctcctcctctccacatgcaatgcacaacgtgtctatctcgtggtacctgacttagcccgcaaaactcccgtcctggcctcaaacaacaaagagcttcccctacaattatcatagatattttctttggcaattttgctgcttaaaaatcctgtatgttcccagtgctgatttcatcaccatccctgttttccacagagctctctctgctttaacctttttcttaaccggcAATTGCtaatttgcccccttactgctgtccagatatttgcttgtcaattttctagttcgctttctccatttcgtgtcaacattccttatatacaggtatctgaaaactttcccagcccactgcttttccccctttttctcaatcgctcctcaaatgctatcttactgctagcctctctgctctcgaaagaaacccatcccatatcaccctgtaccccctgatttggtgtattgccatgtgctcccaaagctagcctccctacgccacgtttaatttctaaccttgaacatctggtctcaaaTCTGCCTTGTTCCAACGCCACCTAGACTGGCTCTATCTAGGTGACGTTGCTTGTCCTTTCTGTTTTCGCCTTTGTCTCCTGTTTTCTGAAAAAAGTGCAGTCACattgaatcaccaactagcccgcttcTCTGCATGCCACATCACTATTTGCCTTTGCTGCATGTAGGGATGGAGTATATATTCCTATATCAGGCCCCCGTTTCCTGCAGCTATTTGTAAAAGACGATGAAATTTCGGTTCTAAAATTTCCATAGGAACccatgaaaatttattttttccaTATTTCTTTGCTAAAATTCCCCATAAAAGATCCAGATTCTCCAAACTGAAATTTCACTGACCATCCCTGGGTGCATGTTTTGTTCTGGTTCATAACAATAACTCTGCAGTCGTGCCTAGTTAATATCGACACTTCGGTTCCCGAGCAAAACTATCCATGAAGCGAGTTGTCCGTGTTGACGATTTTCAAAAAAAATATTCGGAAAAGAAAAAACCATGATTAGTGTCTGCTTCTGTACATGGTGGTGTCAGCGCAGTTGAATTTAAACGCAATTTTGGGACCCCTAAGCATATTATCCTGGTCGCCATAAGCCACATGCACCTAGTGATATATGTATGATACTACTTTTGATGGCGTCTCGTGGCTAGATGATCAAACTCCTACTGCGACTATTAACATCCCACGATTCAGTAGGCTGACAGCTGCTGCTTCCTTTATAGCACAAACTGCCGAGAGTGTTTTCTTCACAGCCATTCATGCAATACGGCAAATGGTAAGGGGCGACGACTCTGCAACTTTCTACTGTAAAGCACGAAACCTGAAAGGAAAATGGCCATCAGTCAGTCCTTTGCAATTTTCCGCTGCAGTCCCCTGGTGTCCCGCACTCAAAATGCAGAAATTGAAACATTTGGTTGTAGCAGTAGAGATTTTGTTCTCTTTGCTGTCCGTATTAATGCGACAAGAATACACGAGCCAAAACCCTGCGCGTTGTCTGGACAACGAGTTCCCTTATTAATGAGGTGGTAATGCATTGGAAAAGTTTGGTCTGTAAAAAAagtgtccataattcgagtcatCAATATTAATGGGGGTCATATTAATGAGGCACACCTGTATTCGATAGCAGCTTTTCGTGGCAGTGAAGTGAAGGCAACAACTGGTGGGGAGCATCAGTAATTCTGTCATTCCTCCAAATAATTGGCCACACTGCGGTGCACCTGGCTGTCTGGCGCATTACTCTTTATGCGGTAGCTTCCTTCGGCCGCTGGTATAGCTGGCACCATCATAGAagtttcttttgaaaagacatgTCTAGTAAATTTGTGGTAATCGAGAAAATTGTATTTTCCCCCACTTTATAACGTTGAGAGTTGTGTTAGGAATATGCCTTAAGTGGCAAATATCAACAGTGTGCCATATTTTAAGGGAAAATAACTGCTACAGGGGACTATGTTTCACTGTTTAGGAGGCACCCTCTGTAGCTGAAGCTacagagactggaagcgggcaggttgggtgagggaacaattgcgggtcaatgacatcctagtcgaaaccaagaggaagaaatgggcgtgggcaaggcatgtaatgcgaaggcaagataactgctggtccttaagagtaacggagtggattccaagagaaggcaagcgtagcagagggcggcagaaagttaggtgggcggatgagattaagaagtttgtgaggAGACtgtggccgcagttggcaaaggacagggttatttggagagacctttgccctgctgtgggcgtagtcaggctgatgatgatgatgaaacaaaAGGCCATAGTGACTCTGCAAGCATGCTAGCTGTGAATGAAAGGTTTTACAAAGTGAACACTCTATCTCATGTCAGGCATACTCGTGAAAGCGGAGTTGTTGAAGGAAAGCAGGTGATTAGACAATGCCAAAGAAGCCAGTTAGCTGAACAGGAAATTTTTTCAGAGCGCCTTAGCGATCAAATGAGGTTCAGTACAATTTTTTGAAGTGATCATAGCTGTGGTAGCAACTTTTCTTTATTATTATGCTCCTCATCTATTTAGCAGGATAAGCGCTAACTTGTTTATGTTTGAATAAAAAACTGCCAAATTTCAaggcgcgaaaggaacaaggtcTGAAAAATAGGTGACCTGCACGTGACATCGCAGGCGTCGTTATGGTGAACCATGCATAGTTCCACGATGTAGGTGGTGGTAAGCGAAGTGCAGGTGGCTTGCATGTGATGTCACGGATGCCATGATGGTAAGCCGCACACTGCTTTCATGGTGCAGGCCAGAGCAGGTGGCAATAAGGCCTGCATGTGACAGAATGTGCATAGTTTCCACCAAGATTTTGTGGTGCAGAAGGCAAAAAATGGATCGTGAAAGTATGCACACTTTTTTCCACGATGCTGATCCTTCAACATCGCAGTCGGTATGATGGCAGTTCAAGCCATGCACAGATTCTTGCTGTGCGCCTGGATCGCCAATACAGCAGCTGCTTTGATTTCGATGCAAGCCATCAATAAATAAAACGAGCACTGAAAGATGTGTACTTCACAATTTCTGGAATGCTTCCCATATCATTGCTTGCAATTAAGCCTTCTACCTTTCTCGAATGGAAAATTTCGAATTCTGCAGATGCAGGATAAAGAATTTGCAAAATGAAGGAACATGCAAGAAAAATGCAAGTTTATTTTTTGAACGCATGCACTGAATGCTGCTGAGGTCCATCTTCCAAAAGTGAAGGTCACTGTTGTAACTCGGCGTCAAGTAATGTTTTATGTTATATTCACTTTAAGAATAGCACTTGTTTGATACAAGATCTCTATAACGACTGCAGTGGCGGAGAGTGTTGGGGTCATTTCTTTTATTCCAGTCCAGAAAGACAGGACATCGAAATCTTCACCTTCTTTCTCTTGCTTAGAGAGGAACTGCGATGTCTCTGTCACTGGATTATAATAACAATTATATCAGAAAATGAGAATATGGCTACCAGCACAAAATCCCGCAAAAATGCTTAAATCCGCGTTTTTCGCGTAATCATTGGAAACTAGGGGCTTTACATATAATGTAAACTTTTGCTTACCGCAACCAGATGCTGAAAGAGTGGACATCAAGCTAACAAACGTGCTGGTTGCCAAATGAAACCACATTTGGCATATAGAGGGAGCACTTCTGGGTGTGCATTTTCTTTATCTTCTAGAGATAAACCAAATGGCAACATCAAGGGGGCCTTAACTTCAGGTGTGCAAGCAGGTTTTATTGTTTTCAGAGTGGTCACATTGGTTGTACAATCTTGCACTGTGTCCCATTCACTGGGAAAGGAAGATTACGAGGGTGTCTACAGTCaagcctcgttaatatggacactggCTCCAGAGCTAAAGTGTCCATAGAGTGAAGCATCCGTAATAATGAATcataaaaaaacgaaatattctaaaaaaaaaaaacactttataaTCTCGGACTGCTTCGCTGCATAGTGGTGGACAGTGAAGTGGAAATCGGGCAACTTGGAAGCTCTAAGTGCATTATTCCAGCCGCCATTATCTTTAAAATCATGCAGTGCGCTTTTTAACATGTTTGGAGCACCTAGTGGTCCACGACACACGTGATGGCACCTCTTGGTGTGATGAAGTCATCTCCTGCTACGGCTATTGACAATGCAAGAACTCTGTACTCACTCGGCTGACTGCTGCTGAATGTGGTCCTAAAAGTAGCGCAcagagatcttttttttttcgcagctatTCATGCAATGCGGCAATGGCAAGGAGTATCGAATGGGCATTTTTCCATTGTAAAGCATGAAATCTTGGAACACACAAGACGACCGTCACTACGGTATTTTGCACTTTCGCGTTTCCTTTTGCTGGTGTAATGCACTGCAAATACACGAAGCGAGGTATCTGGCAGAGGCACTCGGGACTTTGTTCTCACCTCGGCCCACATTAACAAGGCAAAAATACATGGGTCCCACTCAGCTCCTTATATTTTTACCTTGTCCATTTTCCGGACCcaagtttccatattaacgaggtgcAAACACATTGAAAAAATTTGATTCCCCAAAAGAGTTGTCCGTAATTCGAGTCATTCATATTAACGGGGGTCATATTTACGAGGCACAACTGTATATCCGTCTTTCACTACACGTCTGATACACCTATGGCGGGCTCCAGATTTTCAGGCAAGCTTCAGCGGTGTCGGCACTTTGGTTGGGCCCATGAAACATACCTGCATGTTGGACGAGATGCTTGCATGAAATCGACGTAACTTTCACGAGGACCCAAGTTTTACGTTTTCTGCGAGTTGCTCACAACTCATGAATAATAGTTCCAACAAATAATTTGGCAAAATGTTGACTTaaagtttggaaaaaaaaaatatctgagaaGAGAACATTCCAGTCTACAGTATATATTCAATACAAATGAACACTGCTATTCAGAATTCATGCTTATGCTAGACAGTCATTTCACAGTTCAGCATACCATTCTGTGCAGCATCTCAATGCCCGTCTTGTTTACTGCACACCTCACTGAGTATAATGCTGCATGAATGGGATTCATTATGCACGGTCTAATATGTCCTATGTTACTTCCACGGGAATTTAGGCTTGCTGCAATGCCTCACTGTAATACTGTCTTGTCCTACTGTCCCTGCTGCAATTCTATGTGGCAACTTTTCTTGGCAATGGAACCAAAGTTGCAGAGCCAAAATGCCTTTTTTACAATGGCATTTTGCAAAAGTGCTATGCCCTCTTGCCCTATGCAGCAAAATGCAGTTACTGGTTTTCTCTTAAAGCATAGCACACTGGTAATATTCAATATTTAGGCATATTCCGTACAACTCCAATTTTCCAATGTTGGAGAGTCATGGCAAAACCTGATTCTTTCACAACAACGAATCCTCAGGGCTTCCATAGACTGCACCAGCTACACCAACGATGGAGCTAAGCAACCAGCCAGCAATGCACCAGGTGGCCAAGCGCAGTGTCCTACAGCAGAACTATTTGGCGAAATGACAATGTTATGTCCTGCCCCTTCATTGCCAAGATAAGTTGTCACTGAGTGTAGTGTGAAACTCTCATGGAAGAGGGATGAATTAAGGGGCTCACTACTGCCGCTTCTCAAAATTTAGTGCCTGCAACATTTTCAAACAGACTTTAGCCGCATCTGTGAAATATCGagctcgggaaaaaaaaattgtttacagTACGTGAATCAAAGCTCCCAGGGAACAGGCTGAAGCAGTGTGTAAAAATATCTAGAAAGGCAGCAGTCAGCAAAATGTCAATGACTATAGATGACAAGGGTCTCAGAAGTATTGTGTGTACCAAGAAAAGACTTTTCTGAGCTGTTAATTGTGTTTACAAATTTTGAATCCCTAATCACTAGCAAACTTTCATGCCAGTTTTGTATGCTGGGAGGTGTTACAATATTTTTATGATGCATAAACTCCCAAGCTCTCAGCGGATCATAGGAAACAATGCAGCCTTTCTCATCAGTCAGAATACACTTTGTTACAATGTTTATCAATAGATGATGTCACCACACGGGGCGTTTTTTCCATGCTGACTGATTACACTAATTGCTCTTGAGTAGCTCTACTGACAGCAGCTGCACACAGCTACGACAGCATCCACATTGTTTTATATAGCAGCATCTTTGGAAATAGCATTAGTTGCCTAATGCCTTTGTATTCAAGTTCATACAGGCCTAGAAACGCTTTTGCTAATCCGTATTGATACTTTTTTCAATCATATACAGATTCATTTGTCTATTGATGGCCCACTTCCTTGCATAAGAGGAGGAGATAGTGTGTTCAGCAGCGTGTCGTAaaaaaagataatgaaaaaagCTCTCCTAAAACACTCAATATTCTGTATCACAAACTACGAACTCCAATGAATCTGAATTTCTAAAACCAAAAAAAGAGATCCGTCAGCTAAATCCTCTGGATTTGCCGTGGAAATAAATTCTAAAAATGCAGAAGCCTACTTGTAACCCAGGCCCATATCACCTTCAGGTGCAAATTATCCAAACTGGAGAAATTGTTAAAATTTTAATATTTTATTGAGAAGCATTTCAGGACTGCAAAGTAACTATTTTCCATATTCCCACACGCTTAATTTTGCAGTTTCGTTGAAACCTCATATCTTCTCATCGTGACTCAACACTTGCCTCAGTATATCAGCAATACTGCTTTGACTCATTCCTGTAAAAAAAACTCAAGCTGGCATATTCCAAGCATTTTAAGGCACTCATCCTAGAAACAAGCAAAATGAAACTCGCACTGACCAGAGTCGTATCAGATCTACCATAAAAAATGGAGGCACCCATcttgaaaacaattttttgtaTTCAATTCATATGACAGGCATTTTGCATGCAATGGTTCTACGGAAAACTTTACATTTGGGCACATTATACAGGGCCGACATTTCTGCATACTGCGGTTTCTATATGGGTATTTGACAGCGTTTTAGACGCATGTACAAATGTGCGGTACCCAGAGGCATACGTTCAACATGGCTTTTGACCAAGAGGTTCACATGAGAGTTTTTGGTCACGACATACTATGACAATGACATCATCTACTCCGAAGAGCATTCCTTGTATAGCTACCACTGTAAAACATGCACCATAAAGACATACTATAACTTACCTAACATTGGAAGCTGCATATTCTGGTGCAGTCAAACATGCTTCCGGGCCAGTTGGCCAAGAAATGTAAAACTTTGCAGCAAGAACGTGAAGAAATGATATGAAGTGCTCAGCTCTCACAACACAAGCGCGATTGATGGCTGTGGAAGCATTACTCATACTTTTTCTGATTTTACCAACTGTGATTTCTATGATTTTAGAATTGTAAATCTGCACTCGGGGTGTCATTTCTTCAAGACTCTCTCCTGTTACAGTCCTTTCCATGCAGTTTTCCTTTACTTGTTGCCATGAGCTTACTTTGGCACCTTTCCAACATGTTAGCAGCCCCAACGGGTGAGACGGGAAGCTTGAGAGACAGTGTGGTAAAATGTGTTTGGGCCCCTTGTTCAAGCGTGCACAAATAAAACAATGCATTTCCTATAATACAAAAATTTATTACTGAAAGTTTGTCATGACAGTTTGTCACACTATCAAGGCCAGTAGCACATGATCAATACGCTCAAATGGGCAATGAATGTACAGAGGTACGTTTGTGCGGTGAAGGGGAAAAACGTTGCTTGAATTAAACAACTGCACTCTTACGAGGAAAACTCAGCCATACTAGGAACAGCAGTGCGTAATGCAGCTTTGAAGCACAAAGACAAATTAAGTAAACGCCAACTGACATCACTCTCATTCAGTATACAGTGCTGGCAGCTCACAACGCAACACAGTTAGAAAAGGTCAGTTGTAACTGATGAAAACATAATTAGAACTGATTGAAATTTAATTGGTTTCAAAAGGTTTCCAAATGGTTCTGACTGTGTTTTGAGTCATTCCAATTAGTCTTTTCTAACTAGGACATAAAGTAGAAGTAAGCAACATCTTTCGCTCTACAAGCACCACCAGAATGACCAAAACAATTTTCAAAGCTAGTGTACATGCCACAAAGGAAACCTATGTCTGATACACAATTCAGTTTGCATCAAGCATAAAACAACCTTTGTGGGAAACAGAAAATATATACTTCACATCTTTCTGAAGAAAGTCACTAGCTTAGTGATGTTGTTAGTGTTGTTGAAGCGTTGTAGTTAGTGTTATTGAATTTACTCACAAATTTGCTCACATGCTGCAGCTAAATGAAAGCGCGAGGCTGTTTCATGCAACGTCATGTTTCAGCATTATCACTTGAACACAAGCTTGGAATCTTGTGCAAATATGTATTCCTTGATCATTGTCCGTGGTGACCATAATTACTGATTCGCCCACTGTTGCAGTTCTGTGTACAGTGGTTACATGGTTTCAACAGGGACAATATGACTAACTGGTTATGTTACAACTGATCCACACTGCATGTAAATAGCAAGTTTAAGAAAAATAGGTTGATGACCTTGTTTGAGGACTGTTCGGAAAGCAGCACATTTTTCACACACAAAGGGAAAAAGTAATCAGTCAGTAGTCAGGAGTAATCAATTTGTGGTGAGAGACTAATCAACGGAATTATGCACTTTGTCATAGCAGTGTTCTCAGCGACCTTTACAGTTAAATTTTATTTTCAAACTAGGTAATCGctatttaaactttttttttttcagaatatctAATAAGTGTTAAATGATCATCTAGTTGCTGTCTTCAGTGAATATTTACTCAGTCCCACAGTTCTTTTTCTGACTGGCTGTATTTCAAGTAGGCATTCACATTTGGGGCCAAGAAGTCGGTTAATGACCCCATGTCTAAGCCTCTGGCTGAATTAACAAGAAATGATATTTTCCTTTATTGGCAGTAATTTGGACATTCAACGTGTTGAGTTCTGGGAAGTAATATTACAAGTATCGTGAATCCACGGAACACACAAGCAATGGAGATCGATCGTTAAAGTACTGCCTGATTCCAGCAGTCATGGGTATATTCGTGTTCCCGGCACAATTAATACAGCTGGCACTTTCTGTAATTTGCCAACAAACCTGCCGCACAAGAAGTTTAAGAAGCATAAGAATTAGTAGCCCTTCATAAATTGCTTCATGAAAAAATTTTCCTTTTTCAGTCTTGCTACTGCAAAAATTTCTTGCCCATATGATTTCACTCCAACAGCTTGTGTATCCACTATGTCAATGGCACAGTTGCTTACTTTCACCTCAGCCATCAGAAAAGCTCAGTGTCTTTAGGTCCCACATAGGCAATTTCAAGCATCTTTATTTCGGCTCAACAGAATATCAAAGAGCATACTGCTTGATTGAGTATTCAATGCATTGAACGTTCACAGCAGCCTATTTGTCAGAAAGGCCTTCCTGCTAAACAAAAAAGCCAGTTCGAGTCATCTTCAGCACGAAACTAACATGCTTTCAGGCTGGTGTCTGGGAATCTAGTGATTATGACTACAACAGATTTATTGTGCACACAAGCACAGTAGTTCTTTGCTAATCAAAAGTTCAAGATATGAATCAAGGCTGACTGCTTTCCGAATAGACCTCATGTTGTGGGCTTCACAGTAGAAAGCGTTTCATATTcttcaaaaaattatttaaagCAAAGTCCTCAAGCATAATTTGTAAAGTAAAAATTTGTTCGAAGCAAAATAAAGCAGTACAATTCCTGCACAATTCTGAATAACAAAACGTTTTCTCACTGTAGAAATAAAACTTAGCCTGGAATCTTCTAatgcaaaacaaaggaaaaagaaaacacttccCCTTGCTCAACAACAACAAACATGCTCAACTAAAGATCGTGTTTGTTCATGAACAAAGCTGTGATCCGGAGGCTGGTGAATTCAGTGGCTGTGCAAGTTGGAATGGAAGACAGTTTCTTTGTCTTACTAGTCGTGATAGTCGACAAGCATCTAAGAAGACACAGAGCGTACATAGTAAATCTCTCTCTCTGAAAACTCTGACAGCAAGTGCTGGgaagcagagcagaacgatggcaTGTGAATTATTGCAAATAACCTCTGGCTCAAGACTGTATGTACACTAGACTGTTGATAACACGACACTCCTTAAAAGCAACACGATA contains:
- the LOC144099275 gene encoding BRCA2 and CDKN1A-interacting protein — its product is MAMSKRQKRLGEDEESDGSNQSQNDNSDSEEDELVDTEVNVDFEARTPDDSDYHGIKRLLQQLFLKARVNLSDLTNLILERNFVASVIKQCDDDVDDESMEDDDDEDGVFGVMSVINVTETKQRECVRQITTLLRDQCRVSASGLAAKFDEYFTEESYQLGLVISERFVNIPPRIALPLYDALMRDVEAAKAAGKKYDFTHVLLICKQYKPSEEDQGAVFANAEEELFEEEAELQFEYNVTGDADTAVAGDWKEEDAEMTQIRKVLVIPTTKWDRIMEKLKSALQ